The following DNA comes from Chryseobacterium gallinarum.
AAACGCATTGATATTCATTCCCGCTCCTACCGAAGCAAACAATACAATATCACCATTCTTTATTTCGTGTTGTTGTAATTCACCTTTTAAAATCATAGTAAGTAAAGACGGGATAGTTGCCACGCTGCTATTACCAAGCTTTTGTATTACCATCGGCATAATATCCTGGGGAACGGCTTCATTATACAACCGATAAAATCTTTCAACAATTGCTTCATCCATTTTTTCATTGGCCTGATGAATAATTATTTTATTTAATTGATGGATAGAATAACCACTACTATCCAGACACTGTTTCATAGCTTCGGGTACATGGAGCAGGGCAAATTCATAGATTTTCCGTCCATCCATCTTAATATACCGGGTATCCGAGCAACGGTCTCCGTTATAAGACTTCCCGAAATATAAAAAATCTTTTTCCTTGTAGGTGTGAGACGAAGATAAATGGGCTTTTATGCCGGAATCATCATCAGAATTCCCTTCCAGAATCACTGCTCCGGCCCCGTCTGCATAAATCATACTGTCTCTATCATGGATATCTACCACGCGGGAAAGTGTTTCAGCCCCTATTACCAGACATCGTTTGGCAATCCCGGATTTTATGAAGGCATTTGCCTGGATTATTCCCTCAATCCAGCCGGGACATCCAAATATTACATCATAAGCTACACAAAAATTGTTCTTAATTTTCAACGAATGTTTAATTCTTGCGGCAAGACTCGGCACCATATCAGATTGTACTGTCCCAAAGCGGACATCTCCAAAATTATGGGCAAAAATTATATAATCTAACGTTTCAGGATCTATCTTAGAATCTTCTATTGCAGCCTGGGCAGCAATGAGTCCGAGATCAGATGTTACCTGATCACCACTGGCATATCTTCTCTCCTCGATACCTGTTATTTTCTTTAACTTCTCACTAAGGGAAAAGTTATCATCTTTTAAGAGGATACCCTTGTCATCCAGGAAAACATGCTTGTCAAAATATAGATTGGTTATTGTTTCTGACGGAATGCAGTTACCCACACCTATGATCTTACTATTCATGAAATGTTTGCTTTTGTTTTTTTATGCTTAGAATATACTTCAATTTTAAATCAGCTATTCAACAAAACCTCCTGTTATTTTAACAAGAGGCTTATGAACATCAATTTGCTCTAACTTTAATGTTCTTTAAATAAATAATTAAGACATTGGAATGTTAATACTATCGCTATTCTATTAAACGGAGTTTATGGTTACGTTGATATTGAAGTATTATAATATTTTTCATAAGTTCCATTCAGGTACTAAAGGTAGTTGATTAGAAATGAATTATACTATAAAAAAAATTTATTTTAAATAAGTATGCATGCTTGTTCATTTAAAATTTTGCCACCTTACATTTTAAAACCGTTTAATATCCCTCATATCAGGATTTATTTATAACGGGTTTTATTATATTCATCATCAGAGTGGTTTATGGATAATTCTGATCTTTTTTTAGGAGTCTTTCCAATTCTTTCATAAAACTTATGAAGTTCATCAAGTTCTTCTTCAGTAAGGTCTTCAATATCTACAATTTTATTGCTGGCTTGCTTATGGCTGGCAATAAGCTCATTAAGTTTAATCTGGATTGCCTTGGAATCCTTGTTTTGCCCTTTCTGAATCAGAAATACCATCAGAAAAGTAATAATAGTAGTTCCGGTATTGATCACCATTTGCCAGACTTCAGAAAATCTGAACATCGGCCCCGTAGCCGCCCAGATGATAACCAATAAACTGGCTCCTATAAAAGCCCCTGCACTTCCTGTGAAGCATACAGCCCAATCCGCAAATCGGTCAAATAAATTCTTTTTCATAATACTACAATTTTTTCTAAATTACAGATCTGTAATTTGTCATTTTATGACCCTGGTCATGAGTTTTATGTGCACAAATATTACTGAAATTGCAGCCTTAAAGTAAAATCTCCCCACAAAATCTGACGGTATATGCTGAATAGTAATGATTTGCAACAGATCATAATGAGTAAGATTATTCTTAATCATTAAAATCTTATGAAAATAAAACCCTCTTATTAAGGAGGGTTAAAGTTGTAGGAGTAGAAGGAAACTACAACTATTATGGTGTTACAAAAATACAGCCTGAAATTATATAGACTTATGATTGAACTCACAATGAAGATATTATTGTACTATGCAGCAAAGAATTTTTTATATGTTCGGTCCCATATTTTTAATTGTATGATTAAGCCTTGTCTTTAATACTATTCTTTTTATGTCCTTTAAAAGTTGTTCCAAGATTAATCCATAGGGTTGAAAACAGCAATGACAGGCACGTGATTCCTAATCCGGCCTTATAAAGTTCATATTCCACGATATTAGTCTTATAGGCAATGGAAAGTGCAAGAATTCCAAATTCTCCCGTTTGTGACAGCAATGCCCCTCCATACAGGCTATCTTTCCATTTAAAGTTTAATGCCCGGAAAAAAATAGCGGACATAATACTATTACTGACCAGCACAACCAGGGTACCTAAAATAATAAGTTTATAGTTAGACAAAAGATAAGGAATATCCATACGCAGCCCTATGGATACAAAAAATAATGAAACGAAGAAAATTTTAAAGGGCAACAGTGAATGTTCAAGCCAATGAAACACTTTCATTTTCCCTACCAAAACTCCAGCCATGAAACTCCCCAATGCGGCACTCATCCCCATTACTTCGGCTAATAAACCGAATCCGAGGCAAATAAAAAGCCCGGAAAAAACCTGTAAATCATGATCGTTCTCTAAAAATGAAGATGAAAACCTGATTTCCCTGAAATGTCTGATTTTTCTGAATATAAAGAAAATAGCCAAGCAGATCGCAAGAGGAAATATAAGGTTTAAAAGGCTGAAATCTTCACCATTCCAGAATTTCAATACTGTTAAAGCCGGAGCCAGAAGAAGATCCTGCAACAATAAAATATTCAGGATAACAATCCCGAATGCGGTATGTATTGTTCCATGCTTCTTCAAAAATTCGACAACAACAGCAGTACTGTTAAATGTAAAAAGCATGGCAATAAGTACAATACTTTTATAATCAAGCCCAAGGAACCTACCAATGAAATAGGCAAAAAGAAGGCTCAGGAGTATTTTAATACCTTGTGCCAATAACGGCTTGATTATTAAGCTCTTTTTATTCGGAATATTAATTTCCATGCCCACAAAAAACATAAGCAGCAATATTCCTATTTCGCCAACCATTTCTATTTCTTCCGGCCGGGTAAAGAGTTTTAATGCATAGGGACCAAGCAATATCCCTGCTATAAGATAAGCAATAAGATAGGGCTGTTTCAGCTTTTTCAGCAAAAACATCATTCCCAATGTTGTTATACACAAAATACATACTGACCAAAGCATATTCTCTGTACTATAGCATTAGTTTTAATTGTAGAAGGTTACCATTTTTGAAAAAAAGTGCTATAAACTGAAGTTTAGGCTATTTACTGTATGCCGGATCCATGCCTGAATACTTCCACGAAATCATTACTGCGAGCATCTGACTAAAGTATAAACCCATAACAGATGTGGGTTCCCGGCACTGGTTACAGGCTTATTTTGATGATGAAACAAGCCCCGTTCGGGGCTTGTTTCATCTATACTATCACACATTATGTAATTTCAATCAAACGAGGAGGCTTTTGTTTCGCTTCTTCCTTCTTTGGAATGGTGAGCTTCAATAAGCCGTTTTCATATTTTGCCTGAATATTCTCCTGATCAACAACATCTTTAGGCAATTCGAAACTTCTCTGGAATGACTGATAACTGAATTCCCGTCGGGTAAAGTTTTTTTCTTTGGTTTCTGAACTGTCCTGTTTTGATGAAGAGATTGTCAAAAGGTTTCCATCAAGCTTAATCTGAAAATCGTTTTTTTCCATGCCCGGAGCTGCTACCTGTACTTCGTATGCGTCAGCATTTTCCATAATATTCACTGAAGGAACGGTCGTACTTGTAGATGAATAATTATTGTTTCCCCAATTAAAAAGCTCGCGATTAAAAAAATCATCGAAAAGATTGGGAACTCCTGGCATGTTGCTCCAATTTCTTTTAATAAGATTCATAATAATGCTCTTTTAAAGTTAAACAATGTATTATTTAAACATCAGCCGGCCAGCTGCTAACAGATCGGGTTCAAAAAAAATACCAATTCAAGAAAGGTGAATTTTTTTCATAAAAACTGTCAAAATTTCATGATAATGTCAAAGTGACAATGCTTGTTCATCCAATGTCGTTAACGGAAACCGATAATAATCCATCAGGGACCTTATCTTAACCATAGGATCAGCCGAAGAATTATTGAAAAGCATGATATATTTATAGTATAGCCTGTCAGAAAGGTGCTGAAAAAATGTAAAGATCAGTTTCTCATTTTGAGCCAGCATGGCAAGAAAATCCGGTCTTGCCAATTTCAAAATTCTGGTGTCTGTTTTCGCAACAGCATTCATATGATAGATTTTCTCATTAAAAAGTAATGATTCTCCCTCCGATACTCTGCCCCTCTGTTAAAATATTGAGGGTAAATTCTTTACCGTCCGTATGATAATTATTCACCTCTACAATTCCGTTTACAATCTGAAAATAATAATGCGGCCTGTCTCCCATTTGAAAAATAAATTCCCTTGCGGAATAATCGCGTACACAGCTCCATTTTGCAGTAAAAGATTTTCATCGATAATCATACTGTAAAATATTTTAACACAGCTTTCCAAATTTATTGGAAAAATGATATTTATGATGAGCAAAATTTAGACTATTAGTTGTGTTTTCCATTGTATCAGGCCAGTAATTAATTTTATAATCTATTACTTTTCAACCCATTACAACTTCACGACAAACTACGTCTTCTGATGCTCATTTATTACCGGTAAAAAATAAAAACCTGAGTAGTGCATATCCTTCTCCTTAAATTAAACAAATAGCGGTTATTTTCCTCCGTTTGCCGTCAAATCACCCTTACAGTTCGTATCAAGCTGAGGAATATTGTTGGTGTTAAGGAAGCCCAGGATATCTGTAGTTTCTGAAGCATAGTACATCAGGCAATTCTTATTATCACAATGATTGCCATTGGCTGCGTCTTTATGATTGACCTGCATTTGGGATCCCAGATCAACAAGTCCCAGTAAATGACCTAACTCATGTTCCAATACAGTAGCTTCAAGTTTTGTCCGGCTAACTTGTCCAAAGCCTCCTGAATGATCATGAATTATTTTTCCTAACAAAGCGATAGAGGTATTACGATAGGCTATTCCCAGTGTACTGGCATTAGCATAGTATTGCCCATTTGTATAAATTATGCTCACAGCCATTGTAGATCCATTGGTAAAAGCCGTCCGGCTTGAATTTTCAATTGATCTGATATCTTCCACTGATAAACTGGCAGAAGTTGCTCCTGCAATTTCTTTTTGTATAATGCTTATTCCTCCCTCCTTTTTAAGGAATGTTGACAGGAAGTTCTTAACCAACTCTATGGCATTGGCATCAGGTGCATACCCGGGCATATACAGTATTTCAATGACCAATGCATTATAGGTACTATTATTCAGCAAATCATTAGCAGACGAACCTACAGAACGGGTATGATTATAATTGCCTGAACCATTGCTGAACTCACTGTCTCTCTCACAAGAAATCAACAAAAGAAAAACCAGGAACGCAAGATTGAATTTTTTAAGCATACTGTGAGATTATATATTTAAAATTACAAAATTATTGTCATTGTTCATTATTTTTTAAGTAATCTTTAGTCAGCCATTGTGATCAGCATCATAAATTTTAGGTTTTTTCGTAACTAAGTTTGAGGTAACCAAACATAATCATTATAAAAATTCATCAGCAGCATTCATCAGTAAGAAAGGTATCCGGAAAATTCCGGATACATTATTAAACTCATGTGTGAGAGGCGATGAATCATGTCGAACAATACCATCATTTACATAAAATGGAAAGTACAATAACACCTAAAGGCAGAATCATTATCATTCGCGGCAATGATAAAGAAACTGATGAAGAATCAGAGGGCAGGCTGACACCATATGATCTGTTACTGAAAATTCTTACCCGGTCGTCAGAACAAAAAACTGTACGCATTGAAATTTTGACAACTTCAGATCATTTAGAAAATGGTGGTAAAGATGCAGCATTAAAAAAAGAAGGCTACAATAATATTGGTTGTATTTTTCTCCGGAAGGAAGATTCAGGCATTTATTATTCAAGAATTTCAGAGGCTAAAATAATTGTTTTTGATAATCCGCATTTTTCTGAAATCTTAAAAGATTCATCAATACCGGATCTGCTGGTCAAAAAATATCTGCACGAAGAAAACTTTACCATTGCCGGAATTAATGCAGGAGGAATGTACCTTCCGGGATTGGTACTCCATGATAAAGGAAACCTGGTAACAGGTTTGGGGTTAGTTAATAACTGCATTATTGATACGAAATTCAGGCATGGAACAAGATTTACATATTTAGTGGATGCCGTTATTCAGCATCAGGAATGCTTGGCGATAGGAATAAATGCCGGTATGGCATTCATTATTGAAAAAGGATACAGAGCATCTTGTATGGGCAACAGCTCCGTGATGGTGGTGAATGCAAGAAATGTTAATAACAAATGCTCAAAAAAAAGAACCTCTGTCTATAAAAAAAATCTGAGAGGACACATCCTCACCGAAGGCTCTGTATTTGATTTATTCAGTGGAGAAAGAATAAAAAAGCCATTACTCCCTGACACTTTGAACTTTATAAAAAGAAATGCAATCCAATAGTTGCAGCTCAACAGATTTTACGATCCTTTTTTATAATCTGTAAATGGAAAGTTCATTTTCCTTATTAAGCAGTAAGAAAAAACAGAAGGTTGGAAAAATTTCCCAGCCTTCTGTTTTATGATTGATAAGTATAGCAATATATTATTTTATGATGTACCTGATATAGAATAACAGACCAAGTATTAAAAAAGTTATTGTAAGCAAAAGCATAGCTTCATATCCTACATTTTGCTTTCTTTTAATAGCCTCATGCAGGTTTCTGATTCTTATACTAAGAATATAAAATATTAATGGTAATAATGCTATTTCCATCTTTTAATCATTTGCCTGTTGGGCGATACAAACCCCGAAAGATACCACAGCAATGGCAACACCAATAGGTCCTAAAAATCTTTTAGCAACAGCAGTAAATGCTCTTGTTAACGCTGCCGCACCCCATGTAGCTGCTGAAGAGCCTCCCAATGCCCATAAAGCATCAGCACCAATTGCCACAGCGGCACATTCTCCAACTTCACCCCATGTTAAAGTATTCGTACTTTTTTGGATTGTACTGCCTGTTTGTGAAACTATACGGGCAAATCCAGTAAATGTCTTGCCAAGATCATCGTCAGGAGAATATAAACCGCCTAACGCTAAAACTTCAGAATCATCATTCACATCTATATCAATATCATTTATGGAAGCTAATTCTCTTCCATAATTGGCCAGATTTTGGGAACTGCTAAGGATTCGCTCCTGAGCACTTTGAGGCAAAAACAACTTGCCATCAATGAGTTTGATTTTATACTCCTGTAGGGTTAAGTTGTCTGGCTTTGTTTCATTAAGAATATCATCGATATCACTTCTTAAGTTCCGCATCATTTGCTGATACTCGTCTTCGGTAATGCCCGGAGAAGTTTTTCCTGCAAATTCTTTATTAATCTCATTTTGATTGGTAACAGATTCCCTTTCTTCGGTTGTTGAACATGATTTAACTACAAGAATGAAGATGCTTAATAGCAATAAGCATACAGAAAGCTTAAAGGTTTTCATAGTAAATAGTTTTTGGATTAGTTTGATATAAAGTTAATAAATTAAATTTAAAAATAAAAATAAATTCATAAAAATATACAAATATAATTATGTATTTAATTAAAATAAGTTTTGAAAAGTAATGATAAAATCAAGAATAATGGTAAATCTCCCCTAGAAGCACTATTAAAATTATCATTGTAATTTTCAACTATTATTCCTCCTCAGAAAAAATTGACCATCAGCCTGAAAGCCAATGACAAACGACATCTAAAAGCCCCTGTCTTATCTAAGGATGAAAAAACAGCTAATTAAAAGTTGGCCAAATACTTTTCATATTACAACATTTTTATGCTGATCAAAGTGATATATACCCATTCTGACCGTGAACCTTTGACACAAATGGCCCTAGAATTGCAGCAATTAAAATAATTACACTAAATCCAAAATATTATGGCAACTAAAACCGTAACAAAGAAAACAACAAAAAAAGCACCTGCAAAATCAGTTTCAGCTAAAAAAACAACAAAAACTCCAGCCAAAAAGGACGCTGCAAAAGGCCTTAAAGATTTATTTGAAGATGGTCTGAAAGACATTTATTGGGCGGAAAAAGCCTTGGTTAAAACATTACCTAAAATGCATAAGAATGCAACCGATAAAAAACTTAAGCAGGCTATTGAAAATCATCTTATGGAAACCGAAATCCATGTAAAAAGACTTGAGGAATGTTTTAAATCCTTGAAAAAAAGAGCTCAGGCAAAAAAGTGTGACGCCATGCAAGGACTTCTTGATGAAGGAAAAAGTATCATGGAAGAAACAGAGCCGGGAACTATAAGGGATGCAGGGATAATAGCTGCTGCACAAAAAGTGGAACACTATGAAATCGCAACCTATGGAACACTTGCAGCCTACGCAAAGGTCCTTAAGGAAAATACATGCCTGAAAAATCTTCTGGCAACCCTGAATGAGGAAAAAAAATGCGATAAGTTGCTGACAAAAGTTGCTGATACAGGTCTGAATAGTAAAGCATTGTAACAAACCCACCTTTGGGAATATTTCGCCAATTAAAAATATGAGGCTGTCTCTAAAAATGAGACAGCCTCTTTTTTTCATTACATGCTTTGAGAATCAATATTCATCAGAGGGACCTTAAAATCAGTTCTGAAATTTCACAAAATCAAGATAAAAGTTCGGATCCACCCGTGATGGATTCACCAGCTGCTCCTCCGTATGAAGTCCAGTTAGTGGCAAATGCCGCTGTCACTGTGGAAGACCATGTAGCCAAACCATCACTTGTTAATAATAGCCAAGTTGCTGTGTCCATCTTTAATTTGTAAACAAGTCTGCACAACATTGTAAAAAAATGTGTACAAATAATCTTTTGTTGCCATCACAGGGGTAACTAAATTCGCATTGAGTAAGAACAGTATGCTGCACAACAAACTTAATCCCAATAGTTAAGAACTTACTTCTTATTCAGCTATCTTAAATTAACGTTAAATAAAAAAAGTATTAATGAAAAAAAGCATTCTTTTTATTGCATTATTAGCGGGTCTAAAATGCACTGTAGTTTCAGCACAGGCAGGAAATGTAGGAATCAATACTTCGGCACCTGGTTCTACTTTGGATGTCAATGGATCATTTGCTGCCACATACAATGTAGTTTCACTTCCTAATTATGCGGTAAGCCCTTCAGATTTTTTTATTTCGTATAATGGAACATCCGATGGTGTATTTACTCTTCCTGCATCTGTTACCGGAACCGGCAGTTTTAAAGGACGTGTCTACACAATAAAAAACAATACACCCTTTAATATTACAGTAACTCCTGCAGGATCAGAAAAGATTAATGGGAGTACAAATATAACTATCGCTGCGAATCAAAGTTTACAGCTTATCAATACCGGCCTTACGGGTTCTGCAACAACATGGGAAGGCACTATAACTAATAATAGTATAACCGCAAGTAACGGGTTAACAATTTCCGGCGCTGATGTCAGACTGGGTGGTCTGCTTTCTCAGGGAACAACAATTACTAATAACGGAAATGCATTAAATATCAATGGTACTGCATTTGGAACTACATTTTCTTCCTCTGGTGCTGTAGGCATTGGGACTTCCTCTCCTGTAGGCAGGTTCCACCTAGCCAGTCCGGATTTCGGAGCTTATAATGGTTTAAGAATTGAAGACACTTCCGGAGCCAATGCAGCAATATTTACTATAACTCCTGGCTATTTACATTCCACGCCTTGTGGAACATGTGTTACATTGGATTTTTCCGGTGAGGGATACATTGGATTTACTGATCATATTGTTCCATCTCTGGACGGGATCTTTTCAAGCGGAGTACCCACAAACCGCTGGAGTGCAATTTATGCCGTAAACGGAGTGATACAA
Coding sequences within:
- a CDS encoding 3-oxoacyl-ACP synthase III family protein, which translates into the protein MNSKIIGVGNCIPSETITNLYFDKHVFLDDKGILLKDDNFSLSEKLKKITGIEERRYASGDQVTSDLGLIAAQAAIEDSKIDPETLDYIIFAHNFGDVRFGTVQSDMVPSLAARIKHSLKIKNNFCVAYDVIFGCPGWIEGIIQANAFIKSGIAKRCLVIGAETLSRVVDIHDRDSMIYADGAGAVILEGNSDDDSGIKAHLSSSHTYKEKDFLYFGKSYNGDRCSDTRYIKMDGRKIYEFALLHVPEAMKQCLDSSGYSIHQLNKIIIHQANEKMDEAIVERFYRLYNEAVPQDIMPMVIQKLGNSSVATIPSLLTMILKGELQQHEIKNGDIVLFASVGAGMNINAFVYKF
- a CDS encoding low affinity iron permease family protein, with translation MKKNLFDRFADWAVCFTGSAGAFIGASLLVIIWAATGPMFRFSEVWQMVINTGTTIITFLMVFLIQKGQNKDSKAIQIKLNELIASHKQASNKIVDIEDLTEEELDELHKFYERIGKTPKKRSELSINHSDDEYNKTRYK
- a CDS encoding cation:proton antiporter domain-containing protein, with translation MMFLLKKLKQPYLIAYLIAGILLGPYALKLFTRPEEIEMVGEIGILLLMFFVGMEINIPNKKSLIIKPLLAQGIKILLSLLFAYFIGRFLGLDYKSIVLIAMLFTFNSTAVVVEFLKKHGTIHTAFGIVILNILLLQDLLLAPALTVLKFWNGEDFSLLNLIFPLAICLAIFFIFRKIRHFREIRFSSSFLENDHDLQVFSGLFICLGFGLLAEVMGMSAALGSFMAGVLVGKMKVFHWLEHSLLPFKIFFVSLFFVSIGLRMDIPYLLSNYKLIILGTLVVLVSNSIMSAIFFRALNFKWKDSLYGGALLSQTGEFGILALSIAYKTNIVEYELYKAGLGITCLSLLFSTLWINLGTTFKGHKKNSIKDKA
- a CDS encoding Hsp20/alpha crystallin family protein produces the protein MNLIKRNWSNMPGVPNLFDDFFNRELFNWGNNNYSSTSTTVPSVNIMENADAYEVQVAAPGMEKNDFQIKLDGNLLTISSSKQDSSETKEKNFTRREFSYQSFQRSFELPKDVVDQENIQAKYENGLLKLTIPKKEEAKQKPPRLIEIT
- a CDS encoding cyclic nucleotide-binding domain-containing protein; translated protein: MNAVAKTDTRILKLARPDFLAMLAQNEKLIFTFFQHLSDRLYYKYIMLFNNSSADPMVKIRSLMDYYRFPLTTLDEQALSL
- a CDS encoding cyclic nucleotide-binding domain-containing protein — its product is MGDRPHYYFQIVNGIVEVNNYHTDGKEFTLNILTEGQSIGGRIITF
- a CDS encoding M12 family metallo-peptidase, which produces MLKKFNLAFLVFLLLISCERDSEFSNGSGNYNHTRSVGSSANDLLNNSTYNALVIEILYMPGYAPDANAIELVKNFLSTFLKKEGGISIIQKEIAGATSASLSVEDIRSIENSSRTAFTNGSTMAVSIIYTNGQYYANASTLGIAYRNTSIALLGKIIHDHSGGFGQVSRTKLEATVLEHELGHLLGLVDLGSQMQVNHKDAANGNHCDNKNCLMYYASETTDILGFLNTNNIPQLDTNCKGDLTANGGK
- a CDS encoding type 1 glutamine amidotransferase family protein, coding for MESTITPKGRIIIIRGNDKETDEESEGRLTPYDLLLKILTRSSEQKTVRIEILTTSDHLENGGKDAALKKEGYNNIGCIFLRKEDSGIYYSRISEAKIIVFDNPHFSEILKDSSIPDLLVKKYLHEENFTIAGINAGGMYLPGLVLHDKGNLVTGLGLVNNCIIDTKFRHGTRFTYLVDAVIQHQECLAIGINAGMAFIIEKGYRASCMGNSSVMVVNARNVNNKCSKKRTSVYKKNLRGHILTEGSVFDLFSGERIKKPLLPDTLNFIKRNAIQ
- a CDS encoding YciE/YciF ferroxidase family protein, whose translation is MATKTVTKKTTKKAPAKSVSAKKTTKTPAKKDAAKGLKDLFEDGLKDIYWAEKALVKTLPKMHKNATDKKLKQAIENHLMETEIHVKRLEECFKSLKKRAQAKKCDAMQGLLDEGKSIMEETEPGTIRDAGIIAAAQKVEHYEIATYGTLAAYAKVLKENTCLKNLLATLNEEKKCDKLLTKVADTGLNSKAL
- a CDS encoding tail fiber domain-containing protein yields the protein MKKSILFIALLAGLKCTVVSAQAGNVGINTSAPGSTLDVNGSFAATYNVVSLPNYAVSPSDFFISYNGTSDGVFTLPASVTGTGSFKGRVYTIKNNTPFNITVTPAGSEKINGSTNITIAANQSLQLINTGLTGSATTWEGTITNNSITASNGLTISGADVRLGGLLSQGTTITNNGNALNINGTAFGTTFSSSGAVGIGTSSPVGRFHLASPDFGAYNGLRIEDTSGANAAIFTITPGYLHSTPCGTCVTLDFSGEGYIGFTDHIVPSLDGIFSSGVPTNRWSAIYAVNGVIQTSDLRLKKDIQNTQYGLEAVMKMRPVEYNWRDGKGKHMVGFIAQEMEKIIPEAVEKPKGNEENYGMNYNQLIPVLTRAIQEQQNMILRQQDIIDKQNIENKNLMNEIEQIKKKIGL